From the Brachybacterium sillae genome, the window GGCGAGATGGATGATCGCCTCGATGTCGTCCCCCGGCTGCGCCCAGGCGGCTTCGTCACTGACGTCGCCGCGATGGACGGCACCGGGGAAGGCCTCTGCAGCGGCCTCCGGATCCAGGTGCACCTGCGGATGGAGCGAGTCGAGTGCGGCGACCTGGTGGCCGTCGGCGACGAGCAGGCGGGCGAGATGCTGCCCGATGAAGCCCGCCCCGCCGGTGATGAGTAGGGTCATGATCCCTCGTGCGTCCTTCGGCGTGCTTGGCTGAAACGGCGTATTCCGGTCACGATGGTAACGGGCCGGTCACCACCGACCGCGCCGCCTGACGAGAGTCACAGAGCACGAGTCGCAACGGAGAAGAGGTCCTGGGTTGTCCCTCACAGGTCACGCCGCGCGCCGCATCGCCACCCTGCGCCCCTCTCTGCGCTGGCACCTGTCCGCGGCGATGTCCCGGACCGTCTACTCCGCCGCCTTCGCGCGCTTCGGCGCTCGATCAGTGATCGTCGCCCCCCGCTCACTGCGGAACCTCGACCGCATCTCCATCGGTGAGGACGTGGTGGTGTTCACCGGAGCGTGGCTCGACGCCGAGCCCGGCCATTCAGGCCCCCTGAGTATCGGCGACGGCACCTATCTGGGCAACAACTGCCATCTCCACGCGGTCTCGGACGTCACCATCGGGCGGGGCTGCGTCTTCGCCGACAACGTCTTCGTCTCCTCCAGTGAGCACGGCCGCACCGATCGACACGAGATCCGCGACGCCGGAACGGTGACGATCGGCGACCACGTGTTCCTCGGGCAGAACGTCTGCGTGCTCGGTGGCGTGACCATCGGCGACGGCGCCACCGTGGGTGCCGGGGCCGTCGTCACCCGGGATGTCGCCCCCGGGGAGGTCGTCGGCGGTGTCCCGGCGCGTCCGTTGCGCTCCACCCCGCGCTGACCTTCAGTGCCGGCGCGGCCCCAGCCCGGCCCGGAGGTGGGCCGCCCACCGCACCGCCTGCCGAGCGAGGGCACGGTTCCCGCCCCGACGGCGCGCCGCCACGAGAGTGCGCGGAAGCGAAAGGGTTTCCCACAGCAGGTATCCCCGCTCCAGCTGCGCGGCATAGAGCTCAGGATGGCGGCGCCAGATCTCCACTTCGGCCAGCGACCCCAGATAGACCTTGCGGAGAATCTGCCGCGGATCGGTGGTGGCGCGGAAGTACACGACCATGTCGGGGGCGGGGATTATCCGAGCTCCCGCGAGGTTCATACGCAGGGAGAACTCGGAGTCGTCCCCGCCATATCGCGGCAGGGTCTCGTCGAACCCACCGAGTTCCTGGAGCAGGCTACGCCGCATCACCATGTTGCAACCGATCACACCGCCTCCACGAGCGGTCGCGACGTAGGCGGACCGGGGTAGCAAGGGCGCTCCCGGGTCGAATGGAGTGCGCAGTTCACGCAGTGCCCCTCCGGCGCAATCGGCGCCGCCGTCGAGGGCGCGGATGCCCTGCTCCACCCAATCCTCCGCCACCCGATCGTCGGCATCGCAGAAGAGGATCAGAGATCCGACCGCAGCGGCCACACCCGCATTACGGGCGTGCGGCACTCCCGCAACGGCCGAGGCATCGACCCGGCGAAGCGGCACGGGAAAAGCCGCAGCACGGGAATCCACCAGCGCGGCCGTGCCGTCCGTCGAGCCGTTGTCGGCGATGATCAGCTCCCACCGGGCGGTGGTGCGCTGCGCCGCCAGGGCGTCGAGCTGCTCACCCAAGGTGCCGGCGTTGTTGTACGCAGTGATCACCACACTGGCGTCCAGGGACTCAGTCATGATGCACTCCTCGGAAGATCGGGGACGAGGTGGCCCGTGCGCTACTCGGCCACGCGCATCCCCGCCAAGTCTAGCCTCGATGTTTCATGGGGCTGGTGAGCGGGGACGGTCGGCGTCGTTGCCGGTGTTGAGCTGCTGATTGTGGCATTCGGGTATGACAGATCGTCGCAGTGTCCGTTGCGGGCGGTCGGGTTCCACTCCCGAGAGGTTGATGCTGGTCGGTGGGGCGGGTGGTCTCGCCGGGTTAGGTCTGTGCGACGGTGGTGCGGAGCCGGTTGACGCCGGTCAGGACCCTCACGGCTTCGGGTGCATGTTCGGCGAGGTGGAGGACCTTGTGCCGGGCGCGGCGCACGAGGGTCGCGGGGATCTCGAACAGCCGTGCGCGGAGCCGTTTGGGCTCCCACTTCCGTGCATCATGGCCGGTCAGCGCGATGGTCTGCATCCAGGCGACGAGCTCGCTGGCGAGCTGGACGATCTGGCACCAGACCTGGTTCTGCGCGAAGCCCTGCAACGGGAACTTCTCAAGGCCCATGTCCTTGGCGTTACGGATCCGGTCCTCGCAGCGTGCACGGCGACGGTGCCGCAGCTCCAAGACCGGGAGCTGGCCGCGCGGGGAGTTGGTCGCGAACGCGGTGATGCGCATCCCCTCGTGATCGGTGATCCGCAGCTGCGCCCCAGGATGAGGACGTTCCTTCCGCACGATCACCCGCATCCCGGCAGGCCACCCGGACAGGTCCAGCAGTCCGGTCAGCTCCGCCACCCACGCCCCCTCGCGGATCCCGTCGGTATCGGTGTCATAGGCGGGAGTCCACGCCTGCGCCTCATCGATACGTTCCAGCAGGTCAGGGGTGTTCGCGGGGAGGGTGAACCCGACTGAGTAGGCCAGACGCTGCCGCTGGAGCCAGGCCAGGAAGTCCTTGGTGCCGCCGGCTCCGTCGGTGCGGATCAGGATCTTCTTCGACCCCCGCCCGCCCCGGGCCAGCAGGCCCGCAGGCAGCTGCGCGAGGGCCTGCCGGGTGACGGTGATGTGATCAGCGGCGGTGTTCGAGCCGGCGTTGCCGGGGCGCAGGTGGATCGCCAGTGGTTCCCCGGTCCCTTCGCTGCCGTGGTCCAGGAACGCGCACAGAGGGTGGTATCCGAAGCCGCGTTTGAACGTCGGTGCGGCCTGCTCCTTCTCACTGTGGACGTTGATCAGGGTGGCATCGAGGTCGACGACCAGCGGGTTCTTCGCACTGACCCCCGCAGCCGGGGAATGCGCTCCGGCGAGGGTCCAGGCTCTTTCCCGCGCGGCCCGGCGGGCCTGGGAGATCGCCTCGATCACGGTGGGCGCGTCCTGGGCGAGGGTGGTGAGCGTGCGGGAGATCGTGGGGGTCGAGGCGACGTCTCCGAACAGGTCCGGTTCGCATCGCAGCAGATCAGTATCCGAAGCGTGCTCGCCGCCGATTGCGAGAGTGAGTGCGAGGTCCAGCAGGACCTTCGCCGCGTGGTGCTCGGCCAGCGGTTTCGTCCAAGGAGCCAGTGCTTCCCGCAGCGAAGAGGCGAGGCCGGTGGCGTGGATCGTGTCGGTCAGCAGCACCGCGCCGGCGTGTGAGACCGCGGGGACCTCAGCGATGTCCACGCGCGGGCGGGGGTAGAAGAACAAGGTAGGGTGGGACACCTGAAAGGTGCTCCTTCCAGCGGATGGGTACGGGTCTCAACACCTCGTATCATCCCAGGCCAGGAGCACCTTTCGCCATTCATTCCGCCGGTCGAGACCACACCCCCGTGAAATCTCGAGGCTAGAGTGACAGAGAGAGCGCCCGCGGAGCGCGGGAGGTCGGCGAGCAGGAGTGCCACGCGCTGGCGCCCGGCCGAGGGGGAGAATTCCCGTTCCCACCGTCGACGAGCTCGCTTGAGCTCAGGGCCCAGGGAATCAGGCCCACTTTCCCGCAGCAGGCGAAAGAGAGCCCGCGCAAGATCCGCGGAATCGCCGGGCCGCACGACCCACGGGTGCTCCGATCCGGTGACCTCGGGGAGCGCGCCGCTGCGGCTGATCACGAAGGGGATGCCGGCGGCCATCGCCTCGGCGGCCACCAGCCCGAAGGGTTCCTCCCAGACGGAGGGGAACACTGCGACGTCGATGCCGGCGAAGAACTCCGTGCGGTCCACCCAGCCGAGTCGCTCCACGGCGTCCCCGAGGGGTGCCAGCGCTGCGGAGATGACGCGGTCATCCTCCGCATCCCCGAAACGGTTGGCCCCGGCCAGGACGAGACGGACATCGAGGCCGTGCTCCCGACGCAGGCGATCGACTGCCTCGGCCAGAACATGGACTCCCTTGTCCCGCGTGAGGCGCCCGAGGAAGCCGATCCGCACCGGCCCCCGCTCAGGCAGCGGGCGAGGGCGGAAAGATATCTCCTCGGTCCAGTTGTGCAGCACCGTGCCACCGCCGAGCCGGCCACGCATGAACTCGGAGATCACCACGGTGCGACGCGCGCCGAACTGCGCGATCCGAGCGGCCGGCCGCTGCAGCCCCTCGGGGACGATGTGCAGATGCACCAGCCGCGGACCGATGCCCGCGGTGGCGAGGGAGGGCACCAGCCCGTTGCACCACAGCGGCAGATCGCGGTGACGCAGTCTCCACCGCAGGAGCGCCACCATCCAGGCGCGGCGACCCTCGGCCGGCAGTGCCTCCACGGCGAAACCGCGATCTCGGGCTTCGCTCACGAGGTCACCGGGGCCGGTGGGGCCCAGCACCAGCACCTCGATGCCCAGGGACCGGAGGGCCTCGGCGATGTTCAACAACATCACCTCACCCCCACCGATGTCACCGTTGTTGGTGGCGATCGCGACGCGCGCAGAGGGCATCGTTTCTCCCGTACACATCGCAGGTAAGGCGGACAATCGGGACCCTAGCGTAGCCAGTCCCGAGACGGTCACGCCCGTTCGGAACCGTCTACACTGGCGCCGACTTGCCGCAGTCTGCTCCAAGCCTGGGGCACCGCTTCCAAGCCCGCACCTTGAGGTGGCCGTTCCATGACCATTTTGCTGACCCGGGGCGTCGGTTTCATCGGCCAACACCTGGCGCGCCGTCTGCGCGCCGGTGGGCATGGGCTGTACGCCCTGGATTCCCTGAGCACACAGGTGCACCAAGTTCCACAGGGCGCGGTGCGCGCGCTCAAGCGCTGGCAGGCGCCGCCGGTGTCACTCAGTTCCCGCGCCATCTACGATGAGGGTCGCCACGAATCTCGCGAGCTCGAGACCACCTTCGGCACCGTGTGCTGTAAGCGTCCCGTCTCGGTGGATTCGCGGGAGACCGATAAGCATGGTCCCGTCTCCGTGTATACGGACTGGAACGCCGCCCGGGGCCGACTCGACCGCATGGGCCTCCGCCTCGGAGGAGCTCACCTCCATGGGTCTCGCCTCGGGAACAGACACTGGCATGACCGCGCCTGCCGCGGAGAAGGAAGGACGCTGACATGAGCCGCCTCGCCGAGCGCGTCGCCAACGCGCCGTCCACCCTACGCTGGTACACCGCCCGGGCGCTGAGCCACACCGTCCACCGCGCGGCTCTCGGCCACTTGGGTGAGGGCGCGACCATCGTGGCACCGCGACGTCTCCAGGGCCCAGACGCGATCAGCATCGGCGCGCACACCCTGATCCGAGAGAATTCCTGGCTGGCCACAGAGTCAGGCGGCACCCTCAGCATCGGCGCGAACTGTTACATCGGCCATGACGCCCACCTGCACGCCATCGACCGCGTCATGATCGGCACCGATTGCGTCCTGGCCGACGGTGTGTTCATCGCCTCCACGGACCACGACCGGGAGAACCGCCATGCGGTGCACGGCACCGGTCCGATCATGATCGGGGACCGCGTGTTCATCGGGCAGCGTGCGATAGTACTGGGCGGTGTGACCATTGGGGACGGCGCCACTATCGCCGCCGGGGCGGTCGTCACCCGCGACGTACCCGCCGGGGCCGTGGTGGCCGGGGTGCCGGCCAGGCCGCTGCAGCATCCCCGGGGGCAGGAATGATCCTCGATTCCCCCGTGGGCAGGTGACACCTACTCGCCGAGTTATCGCGAGATCCCGGCCAGCGGGGCTCACTCGCCAGGAGTTGAAGAAGACCCCTGACGGCCCCATTGCACACAGTGGAAAGATCATGGGCGCCCCCGGAGAAAATTGACATTACGCCGGGCGTAAGCAGGGCATGACGCACGCTCCTTCTCCGCCTCTAGGCACCATCGGTTCCTCGAGGATCACTTGATTGTCCTCGGCCCGAGTCTCCGGAGCTGCCGGTCCCAGCTCGCCTTTGAGTGCTCGGTCACGATCCTCAAACGTCATTACCGGAACAGACTCGGCGCCTGCTCCCGTGAAAGAGACCATCGATGAGCCATTGACTGGAGGACAGTGCGATCATGACGTCCGATCCCGGTTCCCCGGCACGTGTTCTCGACTCAGCTAGGCGATGCCGCGCCCGTACCCAGCCCCAGCGTAAGCGCGCCCGCAATCATCCCGCGGCAACGTTCTCCAGGATTGCGCTCACCACCGCGATCCCTCCGCGACTTCGGGGCCTCCTGTCAGAACCCCGGCGTACACCTGCGCAACCTGCGCGGCCATGCCCGCGACGGTCGGCACGGACGCGGGCAGTTCCGGCCGGACGGCCAGGTCCTGCCCCTGCTCGACCATGATCCGGGCCAGCGCGGCGTCGTCATCGAAGGGCGCGATGCATCGCGGCGGCAGCATCTCGGGGTTGCCGCCGATCGGGCTGGCCGCCACCCCCATGCCGTGCACCACGGCATCCAGCAGGGTGTAGGAGAAATTGTCGGATTTCGACGGCTGCACGATCACGTCGTGCCCGTCCATCGTCGTGACCGGGTCGACGAAACCAGGGAACTCGACCCGGTCGGCGATGCCGAGGTCTCGGGCCAGGTCCCGCAGGGACGGCGCCTCCGGCCCCTCCCCTGCAATGGTCAGCCGCGCCTCGGGATGCTCGACCGCGACCAGCGCGAAGGCCCGCAGAGTGGCCTGCACGTTCTTCTCCGGCGACAGTCGCGTCAGCGACAGGAATCGCAGCCCCGGGTGCCGCTGCGGCGGGCTCTCGAGCCGGTCCACACCGTTGTGCACCACGGTGATCGGAACGCTCGTGTGCCACCAGCGGCGCATGTCTCGGGCGGTGGAGTCACTGACCGCCATCGCGGCACCGACGCGGCGCAGCCGCAGATGGTGCACAGTCTCCATTGCCATGGCCTTCGGGCGGGAGCCGTGGAACATGAACCGGTCCGGTGGGATGTGATGCTCGGTGGTGACCAGGCGGGTGGGCAGGGCAGCGGCAGCGAGGGTGGCGAGGATGTCCGCCTTCGCCAGGTGGGAGTGGACGATCGCCGGGCGCAGGTGCCGGATGAGCGCCCGTAGCGCCGCCACCGCTCGCGGCACCGACGCCTCATCCAGCGGGAGCGGCACCACCGGGGTGCCGAGGGCGCGCAGCTCCTCCAGCAGCGGCCCCTCCGGCCCCGTGACGACGATCCGCCAGCCGGGGATCCCCACCCGGGCAAGGTCGATCACATGGCGGGCGACCCCGGCGAGGTTCGACACCGGCGTGACGATCAAGGTGGTGGGGGTGGGAGTGGGCGTGCTGGCGCTGGGACGGTCTGACGGGGTGCAGGCGCTCATCGGGGTCCTCCCTGGTCGGATCAGACGGGCCACAGCTCGGTGAGCTGGGCGGCCCGGTGGGTGAGGGTGTGTTCGGCGAGGGTGCGGCGCCGCGCCGCCTCCCGCATCCGGGCCGCGCGGGCGGGGTCCGCGAGAAGACGCCGGGTGACCTCCACGATTCCGTCGGACCCGTCGGCGCCGTCGAACACCTCGACCTCCACCCCCGGTTCGTAGTAGCGGGAGACCTCGGTCCGGTCTACCAGCTGCACTCCGCCGACCCCGGCGGTCTCGAAGGTGCGGATGGTGAAACCGTCCTGGTCACCATGGATGTTCAGCGTCGCAGCGGAGGCTGCCATCACCCCGTATGCGTCGGCCCGCCCGAGATCCCGGCCCGACGGCAGACCCGGGGTGCGCCACCTCCACGTGCGCAGCCGATCCTGCCATGCCCCCGACCAGTCCCGGCCGTAGACCCGTACGGGCACCCCGGCCTCGGCGAGGGTCATCAGCAGCTGCTCCCGGTTGGGATAACGGGCACCGATGAAGCTGGTGGCATCCACCCGGGGCGGGTGGGGATCGTCAGGGAGTCGTCGAACCCGAGTGGCACATGCACCGCGTCGATGCCCCGCGCCCGCAGCGCCTCGGTGTCGAGCGGCGAATAGCTGGCGACGCGGCCGGGATGGTGCACGTCGGCCGTACCGTCGGCCCACCGGGTGCGGCGCAGCTCGTCATACAGCCACAGCACCGAGGGGATCCGCCGACGGTCCAGCTCCTCCCACACATCGGCGTGGAGGACGTCCCCCTTGATCACCAGCACCAGGTCCGGGGCGGTGTCGCGGATGGCCTGTAGGGAGCGGGCGCTCGCGTCGGCGGCACGGGCGGCGCTGGTGGAACGCCCGAGGCGTTCGGGTAGCTCATACCGGGCCTTCGTGCGGACTTTCTGACGCAGTGTGGCATTGACGTCGTAGAGGTGAGTGACCACGTCGAAACCCTGGCGTTCGAACCCGATCGCGATCGCACGGTCGTAGTCGTGGAAGGCGGGGCTGAGCACAAGCCTCGAGATTTCACGGGGGTGTGGTCTCGACCGGCGGAATGAATGGCGAAAGGTGCTCCTGGCCTGGGATGATACGGGTTGTTCAGATTCG encodes:
- a CDS encoding glycosyltransferase family 4 protein, coding for MPSARVAIATNNGDIGGGEVMLLNIAEALRSLGIEVLVLGPTGPGDLVSEARDRGFAVEALPAEGRRAWMVALLRWRLRHRDLPLWCNGLVPSLATAGIGPRLVHLHIVPEGLQRPAARIAQFGARRTVVISEFMRGRLGGGTVLHNWTEEISFRPRPLPERGPVRIGFLGRLTRDKGVHVLAEAVDRLRREHGLDVRLVLAGANRFGDAEDDRVISAALAPLGDAVERLGWVDRTEFFAGIDVAVFPSVWEEPFGLVAAEAMAAGIPFVISRSGALPEVTGSEHPWVVRPGDSADLARALFRLLRESGPDSLGPELKRARRRWEREFSPSAGRQRVALLLADLPRSAGALSVTLASRFHGGVVSTGGMNGERCSWPGMIRGVETRTHPLEGAPFRCPTLPCSSTPARAWTSLRSPRSHTPARCC
- a CDS encoding glycosyltransferase family 4 protein — translated: MSACTPSDRPSASTPTPTPTTLIVTPVSNLAGVARHVIDLARVGIPGWRIVVTGPEGPLLEELRALGTPVVPLPLDEASVPRAVAALRALIRHLRPAIVHSHLAKADILATLAAAALPTRLVTTEHHIPPDRFMFHGSRPKAMAMETVHHLRLRRVGAAMAVSDSTARDMRRWWHTSVPITVVHNGVDRLESPPQRHPGLRFLSLTRLSPEKNVQATLRAFALVAVEHPEARLTIAGEGPEAPSLRDLARDLGIADRVEFPGFVDPVTTMDGHDVIVQPSKSDNFSYTLLDAVVHGMGVAASPIGGNPEMLPPRCIAPFDDDAALARIMVEQGQDLAVRPELPASVPTVAGMAAQVAQVYAGVLTGGPEVAEGSRW
- a CDS encoding acyltransferase; protein product: MSRTVYSAAFARFGARSVIVAPRSLRNLDRISIGEDVVVFTGAWLDAEPGHSGPLSIGDGTYLGNNCHLHAVSDVTIGRGCVFADNVFVSSSEHGRTDRHEIRDAGTVTIGDHVFLGQNVCVLGGVTIGDGATVGAGAVVTRDVAPGEVVGGVPARPLRSTPR
- a CDS encoding glycosyltransferase, yielding MTLAEAGVPVRVYGRDWSGAWQDRLRTWRWRTPGLPSGRDLGRADAYGVMAASAATLNIHGDQDGFTIRTFETAGVGGVQLVDRTEVSRYYEPGVEVEVFDGADGSDGIVEVTRRLLADPARAARMREAARRRTLAEHTLTHRAAQLTELWPV
- a CDS encoding glycosyltransferase, translating into MTESLDASVVITAYNNAGTLGEQLDALAAQRTTARWELIIADNGSTDGTAALVDSRAAAFPVPLRRVDASAVAGVPHARNAGVAAAVGSLILFCDADDRVAEDWVEQGIRALDGGADCAGGALRELRTPFDPGAPLLPRSAYVATARGGGVIGCNMVMRRSLLQELGGFDETLPRYGGDDSEFSLRMNLAGARIIPAPDMVVYFRATTDPRQILRKVYLGSLAEVEIWRRHPELYAAQLERGYLLWETLSLPRTLVAARRRGGNRALARQAVRWAAHLRAGLGPRRH
- a CDS encoding acyltransferase, encoding MSRLAERVANAPSTLRWYTARALSHTVHRAALGHLGEGATIVAPRRLQGPDAISIGAHTLIRENSWLATESGGTLSIGANCYIGHDAHLHAIDRVMIGTDCVLADGVFIASTDHDRENRHAVHGTGPIMIGDRVFIGQRAIVLGGVTIGDGATIAAGAVVTRDVPAGAVVAGVPARPLQHPRGQE
- a CDS encoding IS1380 family transposase, which translates into the protein MSHPTLFFYPRPRVDIAEVPAVSHAGAVLLTDTIHATGLASSLREALAPWTKPLAEHHAAKVLLDLALTLAIGGEHASDTDLLRCEPDLFGDVASTPTISRTLTTLAQDAPTVIEAISQARRAARERAWTLAGAHSPAAGVSAKNPLVVDLDATLINVHSEKEQAAPTFKRGFGYHPLCAFLDHGSEGTGEPLAIHLRPGNAGSNTAADHITVTRQALAQLPAGLLARGGRGSKKILIRTDGAGGTKDFLAWLQRQRLAYSVGFTLPANTPDLLERIDEAQAWTPAYDTDTDGIREGAWVAELTGLLDLSGWPAGMRVIVRKERPHPGAQLRITDHEGMRITAFATNSPRGQLPVLELRHRRRARCEDRIRNAKDMGLEKFPLQGFAQNQVWCQIVQLASELVAWMQTIALTGHDARKWEPKRLRARLFEIPATLVRRARHKVLHLAEHAPEAVRVLTGVNRLRTTVAQT